The genome window ATGCCGGATCGTACATCACCACCGGACGCGCCGTCAAATAACCGTTGAAAACCAGTGTCAATCCGGAGACAATCGCCAAAAAACGCCAGGTTCGCGATTGCGAAAAAATCCCGGTTTGCAGCGCACGTTCCAAAAACCCGACCAAACCCAGCGCGATCAGCACCAGCGCGGTATATTCTTTTCCGTCAACCCAAAACCAGATACCGGCGGGAATGCCGACCAACATCGCGGTGTGCAACCGCGACAGCGCCGGGATTTGCGGATTTTTGAAATATGCGCCCAACACTTCCCAAATAAACAAACAGGCGTATGGCACGCAGATAAAAAACAGCCATTCACCAATCGGCAGATTCAAAAAACGGGCATCGAGCGTGTAGTTTTCGTTGAACCACCAGTGGCGATGGGTCACCAGCGCATCCCAAAAAATATATGGCACCAACGGAATCGCAATCGCGGGAAACGCGAATCGCCAGTATTGCACAAAGTTCACTTTCCGGTCGAAACTGAGCACAAACGGTCCGCTAAACACAATCAAATTGTATATCAAATATTCGATTTTCATTGCTTCATTTGCTGTTTAAATACCAACAGTTTCTCATTCACTGGTCCGCTCAAAACTTTTTCTTTTGAGAAAAATTTGAGAATATCTTCGATCAGCTCGGGATCATGCGACTGATATGCACTGGGCAGCAAATGAACAATTTTTTCGAAATCTGCCGCAGCCTGTGCACCTCGCCCGATAAACGACGGTAAATAATGGCATGCCGTACCGTGGATAAACAGCGTTTCTAAATCATCCGGCATTTTTTCCAGACCTTCATCCAGTAATTTCAAACCATCATTTACATAGGAAAGCTTGTCCTGCGGCCAAAATGCATATTTCGCTTTCAATCCAACCAACGCACCGGTGTAAGTTTTCATTCTGCCGGCAATTGCCGGGTATTGCTTCGCTAAATTTCCAAATCGCTCAATAGCCGGTTCGATAGCAGATTTATCATCCAGTGCTTTGTAAAACATCTCACGCGATTCTGTTAGTTCAGTAAATTTTTCCATTTAAAACCCTGAATCTTTTTTTAGCTGTTTCGCCCGAATTCAAAATACAGTTGCGAACTTGTGACGCAATCTGTATCTTGGCTCGTAAATTTGAGCGTTATGAGCGTTTTTAATATATGACCCGAAAAACAGATAGTCAAGCAAAATCGCTCAAAACGCTCTTTTGATTGACAAGGGTTATTTTTTCGACTATATTCTTTCGTTAACAATGAGGCTGACTTATGATTAAAGAGAACATCCAACATTTCAACAGCCAAGAAGCAGCCAAAATTCTTGGTGTGAATGTTTCGACCATTAAACGCTGGACGGACGAAGGCAAGCTTCAGTGCATTAAAAGCGTAGGTGGACATCGCAAATTTTTAATGGATCACCTTGCGGAATTCCTCCATCAGAACAAGAAAAAAACCTCAAAAATCAATTTGTTTCCGTTGGAAAACCAGGTTGATCTCGATATCAGCCATTACATTTTAAAAGGGAATTTCGAATTTCTGATCGAATATGTTTATAATCAGGCGTTCGAATGCAACCGTGATCGCGTTCAGCAGGTGCTGAATGGCTTGTATCTTGGGCAATATCCGCTGCATGCAATTTACGACAAGCTGATTACGCCGGTGCTATATAGAATCGGGCAAAATTGGAGCAATGATGTCGTATCGATTATGGACGAACATTTGGCAACTCAAACCATCCGCGATAGCATTGTCCGGCTTCAGGGCATTATTCGAATTCCCAAACGGAAAGTCGGACGGGCGCTCTGCCTGAACCCATCGCTGGAATTGCACGATATCGCGCTAAAAATGGTCGATCACATTCTGGAAAGCCGTGGCTTTCAAATTATGTTCAGTG of Calditrichia bacterium contains these proteins:
- a CDS encoding helix-turn-helix domain-containing protein translates to MIKENIQHFNSQEAAKILGVNVSTIKRWTDEGKLQCIKSVGGHRKFLMDHLAEFLHQNKKKTSKINLFPLENQVDLDISHYILKGNFEFLIEYVYNQAFECNRDRVQQVLNGLYLGQYPLHAIYDKLITPVLYRIGQNWSNDVVSIMDEHLATQTIRDSIVRLQGIIRIPKRKVGRALCLNPSLELHDIALKMVDHILESRGFQIMFSGQITPTLEIRQIFDRLKPDRLYISSTMISDPESFREEFLNLCNTCQSYGVHVFVGGQGFSNFNYEHPAVFKRLTTFEQVYKI
- a CDS encoding lycopene cyclase domain-containing protein, coding for MKIEYLIYNLIVFSGPFVLSFDRKVNFVQYWRFAFPAIAIPLVPYIFWDALVTHRHWWFNENYTLDARFLNLPIGEWLFFICVPYACLFIWEVLGAYFKNPQIPALSRLHTAMLVGIPAGIWFWVDGKEYTALVLIALGLVGFLERALQTGIFSQSRTWRFLAIVSGLTLVFNGYLTARPVVMYDPAFQLDFRIFTIPVEDFGYGISLVLFNVLLFEFFKQKAAAKSDTMVESVNQLAD